A stretch of Lactuca sativa cultivar Salinas chromosome 6, Lsat_Salinas_v11, whole genome shotgun sequence DNA encodes these proteins:
- the LOC111880462 gene encoding uncharacterized protein LOC111880462, producing MASSIPNPSLTTIYTTLAALASILIVFVIFSFSTQPNCLRPNYVRVRTHDSLLPPDTTNISHLVFGLVGSTNAWHHRKSYIESWWRPNITRGYLYLDTAPTDDLLPWSEASPPFRISDNITTLFEESRHNGEPVMVRLIHAVIEIFRDEREDVRWYIMGDDDSIFFVDNLVDVLSKYDHTKYIYIGGHSESIAPNEILSYDMGFGGAGLIMSYPLAKMVQKNIEDCVRRYPQLKCADQTLMNCVNDFGVALTAHKGLHQMDLHGDVSGFLSSHPKVPLLSLHHFDQLDPIFPSMDRSESAKHLMKAANIDQPRLVQQTVCYDRQLNWTFSCSWGYSVHIYENIIPRSVLKAPLQTFKPWILESTPPLFIFDTRPLSNDPCATPHVFLFESIKIINETEVITNYVRVASRGLPACEIAGNHSADLINRIEVVSPMTKPKQDGKAECCDIVENKMDLVRLKLRDCMEDELIA from the exons ATGGCTTCTTCTATTCCCAATCCTTCATTAACCACAATTTATACAACACTTGCCGCTTTGGCATCCATCCTCATCGTCTTCGTCATTTTCTCATTCTCAACCCAACCCAATTGCCTTCGTCCGAACTATGTTCGTGTCAGAACTCATGATTCCTTGTTGCCACCTGATACCACCAACATTTCCCACCTTGTTTTTGGCCTTGTGGGGTCTACAAACGCATGGCACCATCGAAAATCCTACATCGAGTCATGGTGGCGCCCAAACATCACCCGTGGCTACCTCTACCTTGACACTGCTCCAACAGACGATCTCTTGCCATGGTCGGAAGCCTCCCCTCCTTTTCGTATTTCCGATAATATCACAACGTTATTCGAAGAAAGTCGACACAATGGTGAGCCAGTCATGGTGCGGTTGATACATGCGGTGATCGAGATTTTTAGGGATGAAAGAGAAGATGTAAGGTGGTATATCATGGGAGATGATGACTCAATCTTTTTTGTTGACAATTTGGTTGATGTTTTGTCGAAATATGATCATACAAAGTACATATACATTGGTGGTCATTCGGAGAGCATAGCCCCGAATGAAATTCTATCATATGACATGGGATTTGGTGGAGCGGGACTCATTATGAGTTACCCGTTGGCAAAAATGGTGCAGAAAAACATAGAAGATTGTGTTCGAAGGTATCCGCAATTGAAATGTGCTGATCAAACGTTGATGAATTGTGTTAATGATTTTGGAGTTGCGCTAACTGCTCATAAAGGACTTCATCAG ATGGATCTACATGGGGATGTATCTGGATTTTTATCTTCACACCCAAAAGTTCCCTTGCTTTCCCTCCATCATTTTGACCAACTTGACCCAATCTTTCCTTCAATGGACCGTTCTGAATCagcaaaacacctcatgaaagcTGCAAACATCGACCAACCTCGTTTGGTGCAACAAACTGTATGTTACGATAGACAATTAAATTGGACCTTTTCATGCTCATGGGGATACTCAGTTCACATTTATGAGAATATCATACCTCGTAGCGTCCTAAAAGCCCCACTTCAAACATTTAAGCCATGGATCTTGGAATCTACTCCACCATTGTTCATATTCGACACAAGACCACTCTCAAATGATCCATGTGCAACTCCTCATGTGTTTTTATTTGAATCCATAAAAATAATCAATGAAACTGAAGTGATAACAAATTATGTCCGAGTTGCTTCACGTGGTTTGCCGGCTTGTGAAATAGCCGGCAACCATTCCGCAGATTTGATCAACAGAATTGAAGTTGTTTCACCGATGACAAAACCTAAGCAG GATGGCAAAGCAGAATGTTGTGACATAGTTGAGAATAAAATGGATTTGGTAAGGCTAAAGTTACGGGATTGCATGGAAGATGAGTTGATTGCTTGA